One part of the Loxodonta africana isolate mLoxAfr1 chromosome 13, mLoxAfr1.hap2, whole genome shotgun sequence genome encodes these proteins:
- the LOC100667717 gene encoding olfactory receptor 14K1-like: protein MTNHTLIMEFLLMRFTESWMLLRLHAAFFSLIYLVATMENVLIMLLTILDQRLHTPMYFFLRHLSFLDLCLISATVPKSILNSITFTDSISFLGCVLQLFLVVLLAGSEIGILTAMSYDRYVAICRPLHYEAVMGKRACVQMMAVSWFNGGALGILYSAGTFSPNFCGTNKIHRFFCDVPALLQLTCSKEHATINVSVSIGICYAFSCLVCIVVSYVYIFSTVLIIPSRQNQSKAFSTCLPHLIVVSAFLVTGAVAYLKPVSDVPSLLDLLVSMFYSVVPPTLNPIIYCLRNKNIESALGKVLWNVRNT, encoded by the coding sequence ATGACCAATCATACACTAATCATGGAATTCTTGCTCATGAGATTCACTGAAAGTTGGATGCTGTTGAGGCTACATGCTGCATTCTTCTCACTGATCTACCTAGTGGCCACAATGGAAAATGTTCTCATCATGCTCCTCACAATTCTTGACCAACGCCTCCACACTccaatgtactttttcctcaggcATTTGTCCTTCTTAGATCTGTGTCTCATTTCTGCCACCGTGCCCAAATCCATCCTCAACTCCATCACCTTCACTGACTCCATCTCTTTCCTGGGGTGTGTGTTGCAGCTCTTCTTGGTGGTGCTCTTGGCAGGGTCAGAGATCGGCATTCTCACTGCAATGTCCTACGACCGCTATGTTGCCATTTGCCGTCCTCTGCACTATGAGGCTGTCATGGGCAAGAGGGCCTGTGTTCAGATGATGGCTGTGTCCTGGTTCAACGGCGGGGCCTTGGGAATCTTGTATTCAGCTGGGACATTCTCTCCCAATTTCTGTGGCACCAACAAGATCCATCGGTTCTTTTGTGATGTTCCTGCACTCCTGCAGCTCACTTGTTCCAAAGAACATGCCACCATTAACGTCAGCGTGTCCATTGGGATCTGTTATGCATTTTCATGTTTAGTTTGCATTGTGGTCTCATATGTGTATATTTTCTCCACTGTGTTAATAATTCCTTCCAGACAGAATCAATCAAAGGCCTTTTCCACCTGCCTGCCTCATCTCATTGTGGTGAGTGCGTTCCTTGTAACGGGTGCTGTTGCTTATTTAAAGCCAGTCTCTGATGTACCTTCTCTCCTAGACCTCCTGGTGTCTATGTTCTATTCTGTGGTGCCACCAACCTTGAACCCGATTATCTACTGTCTGAGGAACAAGAACATTGAATCAGCTTTAGGTAAAGTCTTATGGAATGTTAGGAACACCTGA